A single genomic interval of Helianthus annuus cultivar XRQ/B chromosome 13, HanXRQr2.0-SUNRISE, whole genome shotgun sequence harbors:
- the LOC110876215 gene encoding transcription factor DIVARICATA, giving the protein MNPGTQILNSSSYFMGFEGTKWTQQENKRFEDALALFDKETPDRWHNVARMIPGKSVTDVINQYRKLEEDISDIEAGVLVVPDDPFALEWAANINHPQLFSHGGKRCQSNRILDHEKKKGIPWTEEEHRQFLLGLKKYGKGDWRNISRNFVTTRTPTQVASHAQKYFIRQLSGGKDKRRSSIHDITTVHINQTIKTNHYPGHDMEQTPSECTTTPPLEPPHHHMAKAALYQWSHPNQQQVATNMALMMAPLHGIGSSSYGPQYGHLGTVFQGNC; this is encoded by the exons atgaatcCAGGAACCCAAATCCTCAACTCATCCTCTTATTTCATGGGCTTTGAGGGAACCAAATGGACCCAACAAGAGAACAAAAGGTTTGAGGATGCATTGGCCTTGTTTGACAAGGAGACACCCGACAGGTGGCACAATGTGGCGCGCATGATCCCCGGTAAATCGGTCACAGATGTCATCAATCAGTATAGGAAACTGGAAGAAGATATTAGTGATATAGAGGCAGGCGTGTTAGTTGTACCCGATGATCCTTTCGCGTTAGAGTGGGCGGCTAATATTAATCATCCACAACTTTTTAGTCATGGAGGAAAGAGATGTCAATCTAACAGGATTCTTGATCATGAAAAGAAAAAAGGAATTCCATGGACAGAAGAAGAGCACAG GCAATTTCTTTTGGGGCTTAAGAAATACGGTAAAGGGGACTGGAGAAATATATCGCGTAATTTCGTGACAACTAGGACACCGACACAAGTGGCAAGTCACGCTCAGAAATACTTCATTCGCCAGTTATCCGGAGGTAAAGATAAACGGAGGTCAAGCATTCACGATATCACCACGGTGCACATTAATCAAACTATAAAAACAAATCACTATCCGGGACATGACATGGAACAAACACCAAGTGAATGCACCACCACACCGCCGCTAGAACCGCCGCACCACCACATGGCTAAAGCAGCTCTGTACCAATGGAGCCACCCTAACCAGCAGCAGGTGGCAACAAATATGGCATTAATGATGGCACCACTTCATGGGATAGGGAGCTCATCATATGGACCACAATATGGACATTTGGGTACAGTTTTTCAAGGGAACTGCTAG